From the genome of Eucalyptus grandis isolate ANBG69807.140 chromosome 2, ASM1654582v1, whole genome shotgun sequence, one region includes:
- the LOC104433162 gene encoding LOW QUALITY PROTEIN: E3 ubiquitin-protein ligase RHA2A-like (The sequence of the model RefSeq protein was modified relative to this genomic sequence to represent the inferred CDS: inserted 1 base in 1 codon): MLQSQLQDVASGSIPLLLLAVVARSVRHLRSLLLALLHSLRLSRSIHRAASDSSVDAGLIGSGLAGLIVLADHLNQNRLSSCRCPAPAAPGGSGLGLGSPDCVVCLSAMXEGEQVRELGCRHVFHKACLDGWLQHLNFNCPLCRSPLAASGEPADAAGRRVGESWWSGSRCAEPTPAGGRGTLEFWAGAVAMGHEL; this comes from the exons ATGTTGCAGAGCCAACTCCAGGACGTCGCCTCCGGCTCcatccccctcctcctcctcgccgtcgTCGCCCGCAGCGTCCGCCACCTCCGCTCCCTCCTCCTCGCCCTCCTCCACTCCCTCCGCCTCTCCAGATCCATCCACCGCGCCGCCTCCGACTCCTCCGTCGACGCCGGCCTCATCGGCtccggcctcgccggcctcaTCGTCCTCGCCGACCACCTCAACCAGAACCGCCTCTCCTCCTGCCGCTgccccgcccccgccgcccccgGCGGTTCTGGCCTCGGCCTCGGGTCGCCCGACTGCGTGGTGTGCCTCTCCGCGA AGGAGGGCGAGCAGGTGCGCGAGCTCGGGTGCCGCCACGTCTTCCACAAGGCGTGCCTCGACGGGTGGCTCCAGCACCTCAACTTCAACTGCCCGCTCTGCCGGTCCCCGCTGGCGGCGTCCGGCGAGCCCGCGGACGCCGCGGGGAGGCGCGTGGGGGAGAGCTGGTGGAGTGGTTCTCGCTGCGCTGAGCCCACCCCGGCCGGGGGAAGGGGGACCCTTGAATTTTGGGCGGGGGCGGTGGCGATGGGCCACGAGCTTTGA